The window CTGCCACCTTGTGTCAGTGCTGGGAACTGGAGAGCATTAGGACTGACATTGAAGTGGTTAAAGAACAACTTTGTGGGTGGCTGCAGGGGAAATTGATTCGCTAATTAATTCCTTTGCATGACAAAGTAAAAGAGGATGATACATGGTCAAGTTTTGGTGTTTGGCCTGCCTGTTAACTCTTCCTCAAATTTGGTGTTTCGGTGTCTTTTTCCATACCTCCTTGATCTAATTCTgtttgcgtgcagcagcaattTTGATCAGCTATCAATCACCTGTCAATAAATGTCAATCTGTTTACTGCAGTTTCGAGCAACATTCTGCAAATAAATGGCAtttgtgtgtgagggtgtgtgcagCAGAGTCAGAAGAATTGCTGCGACTGTGGAATTCTGTGCAGCTGCATGGTCTTGGGCGTGGCACCACCACCCATATTTCAAGTCAAGGCTTGTGATAAAGTTCTCGTGCCCTTCTGAATGAGGGTGGGAACCCTCCTCAGCTCCTTATATCGTGATTAAGTTAGCTGTTTTTGAAGGACGTGACATTTGATGACATTTGAAGGAATGCATGACCTTCAATTTATTATACTTAAAAGTCATTAATGACAACTTCCACAGACTGAAACAGCCTAGaacatttcctgtgtgtgtgtgtgtgtgtgtgtgtgtgtgtgtgtgtgtgtgtgtttgtgtgtgtgtgtgtgtgtgtgtgtggcctgggGTCTGATTACTCTGCCTCTCCTTATATCCTCCTCTTATTTCTAATCTCTTGGTCATGATTGTCCAACAAGTGGTGAGAATTTGTAGAAGAAATCCTCATATAAGAAACAATCTCAAGTTTGTGGGTAGTTAATGGAAATCAGaacacaaaacaacattttcagtttttgatttttttaatggcTGGCCAAGCAGAACCTACTGAGGAAGTGTGTTGACCCTTGGGCCACACGGGCTGATGTGCACTAGGacgaagaggggaaaaaaacagaaaaacgcACAACAGCGCCGCCTATTGGTTTAAACGTGTGGTCCATAAGAAGCGTAAACGAGGAACTCAGAATACAGATTCCAATGATGAGAGAATCAGTACAGATGTGCATCTTCCTAAATCCTTCACTCTTCAACCACAGCTTCAGCTTCCaccacctgctgctcctgcttctgctcctgcttctcctcagaGGTCTGCTCCTCCACTGCCGCACTGACCTCCTGAGCTACTTGCTCCTCTTTCTGAGCTCCTTCTGCCTTGATCACTTTGGTTTCCGTCTTGTTGATGTGCTCCATCGCTGTGGCCTCCTGGGCCGAGACGGGGCCTCCGCTGATCTTCACTGCCCCAAAGGAGGAGCTAACGTAGGAGGGGGTGCGGGAGCTCTCCAGTCCATAAGCACTGAAGTTCATAGCTGCACAGTTAGAAATGAAAACACGGGTGAAATGGGCCCCACTGTGTGATCTGAGTTACTTTATCATAACTCAAATTCACATTTCTCCTCCATCATACGTTCATAAAGCAGTGCAAAACTGTTGCATCAGCATTTGTAAAGGATTGTAATAAAAATACATAGAGAATATAATAAAACCTCTGTCGTCTGCACGCATTGTCGCTCTTTGACAGTTTGGTTCACAGCTgttgtgtcttttttccatgtttactttgtattgttttgtttgtgtaacTTGGGTGTGGCGCTCTGATCCTCAGACTTCCTGCAGATCACTCTCACTCTGCTAATTAAAACATTCCTCGCTCTTCTACTTCATCCTGCTGCAGGATCTAACCCAGCCCTGCCATCCAGATCATTGACTCATGAAAATGAGGCCTAACCTCTCCTCAGACCTCAGAAAATAGTTGCACTtgtatctgttttttttatctccttAAAAAGTGTGAATTAAATTGGAACGTACACGTCTGCTTGGATACGGTGGTTTTGATTCCAGTTGCCAGCCTGTTTTAAGAAAGCAGAGAAGGGAAGGATATTATTGGATGTTTGGAGGCAAGGAAAGGGTTAAATTGCTTCCCCAGTGAAGCCCTTCTGCCTCAGCCtgtacctgtcctcctctccttccagcaGTTTCCTGTAGGTGGCGATCTCGATATCCAGAGCTAGCTTCACGTTCATCAGTTCCTGGTACTGGCGGACCTGCATGGTCATGTCCTGCTTGGCTCTCTGgagggcctcctccagctctctgatgCGGTGCTTGGCATCCGTCACTGCCAGCTCCCCGCGCTCCTCAGACTCTGCGATCTGAGCCTCCAGGTGGTTTTTCTGAAATATGCATTTAAATCAGGAGTGATTCAGACACTAAAGGAAATGAGTGAAAAGCAAAAGGAGAAGCCTGCCGCTCTCACCTGGGATTTCACCATGTCGATTTCAGACTGCAGCCTCATGATCCGGCGATTCATGTCGGAGATTTCCGCCTTGGATAGCTTCAGGTCGTCACCATATCGACCTGCAGACTGCTGCATCTCTGCGTACTgatacacagacacaggtgagactaCATCGATTCAGCAAGAACAGGGAAAGGTTCCGAAGGTCAGTTTGTCTGTCTCTCCACACTGCTGCAAACATCTTAATGATGTGACATTTATGGCACTAATGTAGGAGATTATGTCTTAAATGAGATTAGACAGGGTTTCTTCAGAAAACCTGATCATTAACAATGTCATGTTCTATAATTGCACTGATATCTGATTGTCTGCTAAGCTGCAAACCAGGAACACTATTAATAATGGTAGCATCCATATTTAGTTCATCATTTTAAATTGCATGAAAGAAAAAGGCTTTAATGGATCACCTTGGTCTGGTACCACGTCTCAGCCTCGGCTCTGCTGCGGTTGGCGACGTCTTCATATTGAGCCCTCACTTCTGCAACAATGGAATCCATGTCAAGGTCACGGCTGTTGTCCATCTCCACCACCACACACGTGTCCTTGATCTGGCCTTGCAGCTCTTGGATTTCCTACAGAGGAAGTGGTTCCAGTTATGTTTTAAGGCGCTACTCAGCTAAATGTGGAGAGAAACATCGAAAAAGTTGAATACCACATCGTAGATCTGCCTCAGGAAGTCGAGCTCATCAGAGAGGGCGGTCACTTGGGTTTCCAAGTCCACTTTGGTCATGTAAGCTGCATCAGCATCCTGCATGGCAAATAAAATAGTACTGATAAATGGATGGATTAGtggattaatatttaatttattaataCTAAATATTTATGCAGAACAGACTGAATGTAGGTTCGTAATAACATTATCAAGAGTGGGAAGACTCAAGCAGACCTTCTTGATGAGGACAAAGTTGTTCTCACAGTCAGTACGTTTGTTGATTTCATCCTCAtacctgaaaaaacaaaagcagcagaggtgcaGATTATaatgttattgtgttttaattaaatctaGGACACACTAGGACATAGCTATTGTGTCAATGTTTAAGGTGTCCACCATTAACTAACAAATTTACCACACCCTGCAGTGAGGTATGTTGcccgctagagggcagcataAACCCTCTTCTATGTTGCACAGCGGCTTAGGATTAGAGACTTGGTGAAACCGCATGTTATATCCAACAGGTGGCGCTAAACGCACCTTCTCCTTTGTCAAAGATGCCTCGAACTCTCTCTCGTCAGCCACACTGACAGCCAGCTGTGTTTCAGCTGCTAAATGATTCATTTGTTAaccttttttcagtttttgcagCTAAAGACTAAAAGTACAAAGAGTGACTGTGTGTTTTCACCATCCCAAAAAGGGGTTGACTCACCTTGTCTTGTAATCCTCCACCAGGTCTGTCATGTGATGCAGGTCGGACTCCAGTTTGACTTTTTCATGACCCAGGTTGTCCAGATGCTTTCGGAGGTTGGCGATGTAGGCTTCAAACATCATGTCGATGTTGGAGCGGGAGGTGGTTTGTTCCTGCAGAAGTTTCCACTTGGTCTCAAGCattttgttctgctgctccaggaacCGCACCTGCTGAgcgaaaagagaagaaatgtggaaatgagaACATCACACCTGATTTATATTTTATGTTTGGGATCATTGTATATTTATTGCACAAACCTAATGAGGGGGGACATAAGGATGCAGGTGGGAGTGACAAAGCACAAAGGTCCACAAATGTCTGATCGAACGTCCAGCTGACTCCGAGTGTCACCTCAGTGCCTCGCGAATGAGACAAGGCGGCTCTGTTTTACAACTCTGGCCCCTACAACTTTACTCTTCTGCATTCTAACCCTGGGTGAGGCCCCGCTATACTATTCAGCAAACATGATAAAAGCTTTGCGGCGCATCGTGATGGTATGCGGAGGACAGGGGTCGAGCTTTGTCTGGCGTTCTGAAGGATCTGCCTGAGCCGTGGGTCTCAttgattttctgtttctgtctcaaCTGCCTGACCTGTAGGCGGAGAAGGGTTCAACCCTCCGCTCGATAAGATAACCCCTTCAGAAATGTCTGATTTATACCACTGTAAATGAAAATGACTGCATTGGCCCTGATGTCTCACAAATGGGGCATTGTTCTACCTCAGATTAAAACATTTTACTGCGCCGATCCACTCAGGGTTTAACCAGCCCGTCTCAGGCAAACCTACCCTGATACCTCCTTTAAGTATTTACACGGGCGCCAATTACAGAAGCCATAAAATCAAGAATGAAACCAGAAGGTTGGCCCTTTGTCAACTTTCAGGATGATCTGTGCATGCACAAAATCACTCAGCACTCAGACTTGGGGCCGATCTTCTTATCTGTGGTTATCTCACCTGAGAGCAGAATGTGGAGGGGATAAGGCTTGACTCAGAGCAGCTGGGCCACAGTTTCACAGAGGACATATTCATACAGGTCCACATACTTAAGCAATGATCATATTGAAAGCAGACATTTTGAGCTATTTTGGgagcatcattttttttctgaggTTCTCCTGGTTATTTATCTGCTCCGTGTGGAATTCCTGGTCCCTGGAGTAGGAGCAACCTTTGGAAAGATCAGCAGGTCTGCAGATCTGCGGTTTCTCCAGATCAATCTTTCGGGGACTCACCTTGTCAATGAACGATGCGAATCGGTTGTTCAGGGTCTTGATCTGCTCTTTCTCCTGGGTGCGGATCGCCTGGATGGTGGGGTCGATCTCCAGGTTCAGAGGGGCCAGCAGGCTCTTGTTCACTGTCACTGCCGTGATGGGGGCCACCACATCGTTCCCCATGCCACCTGCTACACCTCCTCCAAAACCTATGTAGCCACACTCAAGTCCCCCTACTCTATTCCCAGCCCCACCAGCCACATACCCACCGACCACTTTAAACCCCCCAGCGCCCACTGCAGCTCCACTGCTGCCCAGTCCCCCGTAGGAGCTACGGACAGCAAAGCTCTGCCTGCCACCGCCCACACCATAGCCGCCATAGCCTGAGAAGGAGCGGCTGCTGAAGCCCTGGGACGGGCCCCTGGAGGTCGACACGGAGGACAGAGTGGTGGTCTTCACAGCTCGAACAGACATGGTCGCACAACACTGGAGGAGTCTAAAGCAAGAGGAGAGACTGTAGAGGGAAGGAGAGTCAGGCAGACAGACCCTCCCTGATCCCCAGTGCTATTTATTAGAGCAGGGGAGGAACCCTGCTGACATGGTATTGGCTGATGAGGGTGAAGGATGGGAGTGTGAGGGATATCACGGAGAAAAACTGCATCATGTTGCACAATTAAAGTGCACATTTGAGCTGGAGTATGCTCAAGAATTGCGTAATAACCAGtgtgccagtttctggaaggcCGGTGCAGAAACAGAAGCACATTGGGAGTCGTTCAACAGTGTTTTTTTGTGCACAGAACCCACATTAATGGTGAGTAATTAAACTGCTCGATGCCTCCAGCCTGTGTTACATCCATCAAATTAAAGACACAGATCTGTGCAGATGTCTGCGTGGGATGTTTACATCGATGATTAAAAAGACCAACACTCATTCCAACCTTTAaccattttaaacacacacccacacataggcgcacacacacgcgcacacactaaGGCAACACCACAAAACGAAGTGAAACCTTGAGTATAATGAACAGACACAAAATTATATGAGCTCAATTTGAATTTACAGCACTTGTCATTGGTGCGTTATATTTACAGAGCAAACACTGGTTGACCAGTGCGATACGGTTTACGTGTTCCTGGTCTGGGCTGCGACTC is drawn from Takifugu rubripes chromosome 19, fTakRub1.2, whole genome shotgun sequence and contains these coding sequences:
- the LOC497187 gene encoding keratin, which encodes MSVRAVKTTTLSSVSTSRGPSQGFSSRSFSGYGGYGVGGGRQSFAVRSSYGGLGSSGAAVGAGGFKVVGGYVAGGAGNRVGGLECGYIGFGGGVAGGMGNDVVAPITAVTVNKSLLAPLNLEIDPTIQAIRTQEKEQIKTLNNRFASFIDKVRFLEQQNKMLETKWKLLQEQTTSRSNIDMMFEAYIANLRKHLDNLGHEKVKLESDLHHMTDLVEDYKTRYEDEINKRTDCENNFVLIKKDADAAYMTKVDLETQVTALSDELDFLRQIYDVEIQELQGQIKDTCVVVEMDNSRDLDMDSIVAEVRAQYEDVANRSRAEAETWYQTKYAEMQQSAGRYGDDLKLSKAEISDMNRRIMRLQSEIDMVKSQKNHLEAQIAESEERGELAVTDAKHRIRELEEALQRAKQDMTMQVRQYQELMNVKLALDIEIATYRKLLEGEEDRLATGIKTTVSKQTSMNFSAYGLESSRTPSYVSSSFGAVKISGGPVSAQEATAMEHINKTETKVIKAEGAQKEEQVAQEVSAAVEEQTSEEKQEQKQEQQVVEAEAVVEE
- the LOC497187 gene encoding keratin isoform X1, producing MSVRAVKTTTLSSVSTSRGPSQGFSSRSFSGYGGYGVGGGRQSFAVRSSYGGLGSSGAAVGAGGFKVVGGYVAGGAGNRVGGLECGYIGFGGGVAGGMGNDVVAPITAVTVNKSLLAPLNLEIDPTIQAIRTQEKEQIKTLNNRFASFIDKQVRFLEQQNKMLETKWKLLQEQTTSRSNIDMMFEAYIANLRKHLDNLGHEKVKLESDLHHMTDLVEDYKTRYEDEINKRTDCENNFVLIKKDADAAYMTKVDLETQVTALSDELDFLRQIYDVEIQELQGQIKDTCVVVEMDNSRDLDMDSIVAEVRAQYEDVANRSRAEAETWYQTKYAEMQQSAGRYGDDLKLSKAEISDMNRRIMRLQSEIDMVKSQKNHLEAQIAESEERGELAVTDAKHRIRELEEALQRAKQDMTMQVRQYQELMNVKLALDIEIATYRKLLEGEEDRLATGIKTTVSKQTSMNFSAYGLESSRTPSYVSSSFGAVKISGGPVSAQEATAMEHINKTETKVIKAEGAQKEEQVAQEVSAAVEEQTSEEKQEQKQEQQVVEAEAVVEE